From the Lathyrus oleraceus cultivar Zhongwan6 chromosome 4, CAAS_Psat_ZW6_1.0, whole genome shotgun sequence genome, one window contains:
- the LOC127076555 gene encoding disease resistance protein RUN1 yields MFRPRRPPPSFSSSSSRPQWIYDVFINFRGEDTRSSFVSHLYAALSNAGINTFLDDENLQKGKKLGPELLRAIDGSQIFIVVFSENYVHSSWCLDELQQIMKFHTDKDRVIMPVFYGITPSYLRKYAKQTFGEALTRSSDRNKFDISDYSDDVKENLQKKALIGASNLSGWDMSNYSNESNVVKTIVGEVLKKLDKKCLTIPDFPVGLESRAEQLIRFLRQNTRGVCLVGIWGMGGIGKSSIAKVIYNNLCYEFEDRSFLSNIRERWEKDRGPNDLQEQLLSDILTRKIEVQSVEWGKAMINERLCTKQALVVLDDVSTREQLNALCGNRNGIGPGSIIIITTRDARLLDILGVDFIYKVEELNKYESLELFSWHAFKEASPTKEFLPLSGGVVSYCGGLPLALEVLGSYLFKRRKEDWRSVLSKLKKIPNDQIHEKLKISFDGLEDRMEKDIFLDVCCFFIGKDKAYVTEILNGCGLHADIGITVLIERSLIKVEKNSKLGMHALIRDMGREIVRESSPEEPKKHSRLWCHEDVVDVLTDHTGTKAIEGLVMKLQGTSSDCFDTIAFEKMKRLRLLQLDNVQFSGDYEFFPKNLKWLSWQGFPLKYTPENFYQKNLVVMDLKHSNLTQVWKKPQLLQKLKIINLSHSKYLKSTPDFSNLPNLEKLVMKDCQSLSEVHSSVGNLKNLHLINLKDCTSLSNLPREIYQSKSLKTLILSGCSKIDKLEEDMGQMESLTTLIAKDTSVEKVPYSILRLKNIVYISLCGYEGLSRDVFPSIISSWMSPTTNSLSRIPPLGGMSRSLVSLNIETSNLDLVYQTEILGSCSNLRSVSVQCDSEIQLKQEFRCLLDDLYGAGLTEFRTSPASQINDLSLRSLLIRIGSCHIVMDTLEKSLSQRLATNCSDSFLPGDNYPSWLAYRGEGPSVHFQVPEDADCGMKGITLCVLYSSTPENLATECFTSVLIINYTKFTIHIYKGDTVISFNDEDWQSVVSNLGAGDNVEIFVAIGQGWIVRETAVYLIYDQSNGMETESSSEAKIEPLHEVEVQPLSNGKREPSSPDVKTEPSSPDVKTEPSSPDVKTEPSAEEEVQPPPDVKMEPSRVVNDELLPKKNRKYFTRLIKRVGNFLLCLNQN; encoded by the exons ATGTTTCGTCCTCGTCGTCCTCCTCCTTCGttttcttcatcatcatccaGACCCCAATGGATCTACGACGTGTTCATCAATTTCAGAGGAGAAGATACTCGCAGCAGTTTCGTTTCTCATCTCTATGCTGCACTCTCAAACGCTGGAATCAACACTTTTCTTGACGATGAGAATCTTCAAAAGGGAAAGAAACTTGGACCAGAGTTACTGCGAGCAATAGACGGTTCTCAGATATTCATCGTTGTTTTCTCGGAAAACTACGTTCACTCTAGTTGGTGTCTTGATGAACTCCAACAAATCATGAAATTTCACACAGATAAGGATCGAGTTATTATGCCTGTATTTTACGGTATTACCCCTTCGTATCTACGCAAATATGCTAAGCAAACTTTTGGAGAAGCTCTCACTAGAAGTAGCGACAGAAATAAGTTTGATATTAGTGATTACAG TGATGATGTGAAGGAAAATCTACAAAAGAAAGCACTCATCGGTGCTTCGAATTTGTCTGGCTGGGACATGAGTAATTACAG TAATGAAAGCAATGTTGTGAAGACAATTGTTGGCGAAGTTTTGAAAAAACTAGACAAAAAATGCTTAACTATACCAGATTTTCCAGTTGGACTAGAATCCCGCGCGGAACAGTTGATTCGGTTTTTAAGACAGAATACAAGAGGAGTTTGTTTAGTAGGGATTTGGGGAATGGGGGGGATTGGCAAAAGCAGCATTGCTAAAGTCATCTACAATAACCTTTGTTATGAATTTGAAGATCGAAGCTTCCTATCTAATATTAGAGAACGTTGGGAGAAAGATAGGGGTCCAAATGATTTACAAGAACAACTTCTTTCGGATATCCTAACAAGAAAGATAGAGGTGCAAAGTGTTGAGTGGGGAAAAGCTATGATCAATGAACGACTCTGCACAAAACAGGCACTTGTTGTACTTGACGATGTTAGTACGCGTGAGCAATTAAATGCACTATGCGGAAATCGAAATGGGATTGGTCCCGGAAGTATAATAATCATCACAACAAGAGATGCGCGTCTGCTTGATATCCTTGGAGTTGACTTTATTTATAAAGTGGAGGAATTGAATAAGTATGAGTCCCTTGAGCTTTTTAGTTGGCATGCGTTTAAGGAGGCGAGTCCAACTAAAGAATTCCTTCCCCTCTCAGGAGGTGTAGTTTCCTATTGTGGTGGACTGCCACTAGCTCTTGAAGTCCTTGGATCTTATTTGTTCAAGAGGAGAAAAGAAGACTGGCGGAGTGTATTATCAAAGCTAAAAAAGATACCAAATGATCAAATACATGAGAAACTAAAAATAAGCTTCGATGGCTTAGAGGATCGAATGGAAAAGGATATATTTCTTGATGTATGTTGTTTCTTTATTGGTAAAGATAAAGCTTACGTTACAGAGATACTAAATGGTTGTGGACTTCATGCTGATATTGGAATAACAGTGCTGATAGAAAGAAGCCTCATAAAAGTTGAAAAGAATAGTAAGCTTGGAATGCATGCCTTGATACGAGACATGGGAAGAGAAATTGTTCGTGAAAGTTCACCCGAGGAGCCTAAGAAGCATAGTCGATTGTGGTGTCATGAGGATGTAGTTGATGTATTAACCGACCATACC GGAACAAAAGCCATTGAAGGATTGGTTATGAAGTTGCAAGGGACCAGTAGTGATTGCTTTGATACTATTGCTTTTGAGAAAATGAAGAGATTGAGATTGTTGCAACTTGATAATGTACAATTCAGCGGAGATTATGAGTTTTTTCCAAAGAACCTGAAATGGCTTTCTTGGCAAGGATTTCCTTTAAAATACACGCCAGAAAACTTTTATCAGAAAAATCTAGTTGTTATGGACTTAAAGCACAGTAATCTTACACAAGTTTGGAAGAAGCCTCAG TTGTTGCAGAAGCTAAAAATTATCAATCTCAGTCATTCCAAGTACTTAAAAAGCACCCCTGACTTTTCAAACTTACCGAACCTAGAAAAACTCGTTATGAAGGATTGTCAAAGTTTGTCCGAGGTGCACTCTTCCGTTGGAAATCTCAAGAATCTTCATCTGATAAATTTGAAGGATTGTACAAGCCTTAGCAATCTCCCAAGAGAGATATATCAATCGAAATCGTTgaaaactctcattctctctgGCTGTTCAAAGATTGACAAGTTGGAAGAAGACATGGGGCAAATGGAATCCTTGACAACCCTGATTGCCAAAGATACATCTGTAGAAAAAGTTCCCTATTCAATACTAAGATTAAAAAATATTGTATATATATCCCTATGTGGATATGAAGGATTATCGCGGGATGTTTTTCCATCTATCATTAGCTCTTggatgtcaccaacaacgaatTCCTTATCACGCATTCCTCCTTTGGGTGGCATGTCAAGGTCTCTTGTTTCCCTGAACATAGAGACTAGTAATTTGGATTTGGTCTATCAGACAGAAATACTTGGCAGCTGTTCAAACCTAAGAAGTGTTTCGGTACAATGTGACTCAGAGATTCAACTGAAACAAGAATTCAGATGCCTTCTTGATGATCTATATGGTGCAGGTCTTACTGAATTCAGAACATCACCTGCATCACAAATTAACGATCTTTCCTTAAGATCTCTTTTGATTAGAATTGGAAGTTGCCACATTGTCATGGATACTCTTGAGAAGAGCTTATCACAG AGATTGGCAACCAATTGTAGTGATTCATTCCTTCCGGGTGACAATTATCCTTCTTGGTTGGCCTATAGAGGTGAAGGACCTTCAGTACACTTTCAAGTTCCCGAGGATGCTGATTGTGGGATGAAGGGAATAACTCTATGCGTTCTTTATTCGTCAACACCAGAAAACCTGGCAACTGAATGTTTCACTAGTGTCTTGATTATTAATTACACAAAATTCACTATCCATATTTACAAAGGAGACACAGTAATCTCATTTAATGATGAAGATTGGCAAAGTGTGGTATCAAATTTAGGAGCTGGTGACAATGTGGAGATTTTTGTAGCTATTGGACAAGGATGGATTGTTAGAGAGACTGCTGTCTATCTAATATATGACCAGTCAAATGGTATGGAAACTGAGTCATCTAGTGAAGCAAAAATTGAGCCGTTACATGAAGTGGAAGTGCAACCATTATCTAATGGGAAGAGAGAGCCATCATCACCTGATGTGAAGACAGAGCCATCATCACCTGATGTGAAGACAGAGCCATCATCACCTGATGTGAAGACAGAACCATCAGCTGAAGAGGAAGTACAGCCACCACCTGATGTGAAAATGGAACCATCGCGTGTGGTAAACGATGAACTGTTACCGAAGAAAAATAGAAAGTATTTTACAAGACTTATAAAGAGAGTGGGAAATTTTTTATTATGCTTGAATCAGAATTGA